Within the Miscanthus floridulus cultivar M001 chromosome 17, ASM1932011v1, whole genome shotgun sequence genome, the region TACATACATCCCATATGAAGCAATGTCCAGTGTTTCAAAGAAAAGAGGGTCAGTCTTCTTCCTCAAGCTTTTGATTGTCCCCTTCACATGCTGTGCAACTTTTGCATCCAAAGAAGAAAACTGAGCAGTCACCAGAATTTCACAATCTGACGAGACATTAAGCTCTCGACAAGCGATCATGCAAAGGGAACCTGTCTTAGTATCATAAACACCCTCAGCAGAGATATGTCGACGATTGAATGATTCTAGAGACCAATTCCCAACATAGTAGATATCATAGCTGACATTAAGCAATCTTTGCTTCATCTCGGCTGTGACATGATGAGAAAAGGGATCTTGAACCACCAAAGAGTTGCCATCAAACAACATTGACCCAATTGTGACAGGTGAGGCATATCCAGAGCCGCCTCCTTTCTTCACGAAAAAACGGAACACCAAGTCTCGGTATGAATTACTGTCTGGGAACTTTCCTTTCCTGTTCTTGTTCAATCCAGATTTCTCATAGTGCTTCAGAGCCTCAACCACCTTAGTGTAATTATACTTCAAACCAGAAAGATTGCCCCTATAGTTGGGAGTGATTGCACTAGAACCTGCAGCAATGGCCTCACCACTTTCCAGACTTGCATTCCAGACCAGACCAGCAGAAAAGCTCCGATGCTGTAACGACCACACTGCGGGGAACCAGAAGCTCATCCCAATTCCACACTCACCCACTGCCAAATCTGCACGGGATGGCCCCGACTTCACCACGTGACACCCTTTGAGACAAAGCCGGCTGCTCTTCTGATCCCAGAACCCATCCACCACGACAGCCTTCTCGCCCAGCATGAAGTGGTACCTTGATACCTCCGTCTGGTTAGTGAACGCCACATAAGCACGGACAGCGCCATCATCGTTGCAGTGCATCCGGTTGACATACATGTAGTTTTGGTGAATCCCCAGTGAAGATGCGGTCGACTCGCTGCCACTCGGGTAGTCCAACCTGAATGGCGATTTGAGCATGGAACTGAGGTGGGCGCACGAGAAAATCTTATTCTCGAACACCTGGAGCGCGTCGAGCCTCCCTGCAGGTGGAGGCGGGCAGGAGGCGCTCTCCCCGTACGCGTAGCCCTCCTGGGCGTAGGCGACAAGTGAGATGGGCTCGATGGGGTTGATGGTGTCGACGTTCTCGAGGCGACCGGTGACGAAGGGCCGCGTCACGTTGGCGGGGCTGGGGAAACCGAGGCGGAGCACGACGGGGAGGAATTGCACGGGCGTGCCGTCGCCAGAGCGCCCGGACCCGGTACCGACCATGCAGAGGTCCCCGGACGCGGTGGAGTAGTAGCCCTCCAGGCCGAAGGTGATGGAGCCGCGCCGCCCCGTGAAGCGCGGGAGGCGCGGGCGGAAGTGGCGCGTGCGGCCATCGTACTCGAAGAGGTTCCGGCCGCCGCGGTCGCGGAACAGGCGGCGCCCGCCGGAGACGGTGAAAGTGGCGGAGACGTGGAGGAGCGAGGCGTTGGTGGTGCGGGCGACGGAGGAGGGGAGCAGCGAGAAGGAGCGCGGCTGGGAGGAGATGTCGGAGCCGAAGATGCGGTCCCCGCCGTCGAAGTACCCGGTGGAGACCTCGGGGACGGGGACCCGGGCGTCGGGCCCGAGCGCCGAAACTTGGCCgccgggcaggtcgagcgcggaCGGGAGGTTGGGGCAGTGGTGGGTGTAGGAGAGGGCGGACAGGGAGAtatccgccgcggcggcggcggggatcaGGAGTAGAAGCAGGAGGGGGAGGACGAGGAGCGGGTGGTGGCTAGGGTTAGCGCTCGGTGGCGCCATTTGGGAGGTGGAGAGGAAGCGGGGAGTGAGATCTCGTCTCCCCCTCCCCTCGCCCGTCTTCTGGTTTGTGTTCGGGGAAGGAGAGAGGACGATGGGGGAGGAGAAGAGCGGCGGTAGGTAGGCTTGACTTCGCGGGTTTAAGCTGTCGATGTGTTCGATGagaattttttttcttgtttttttctttcGTTTTTTCATGGATTCGATGGGAATTttgctctctctttttttctttttttaccaGGAATGACTGATTTTTGTTACTGTTTTCTCTGtaaaaagaatataattctagATGCGTTCTTAGTTAAAGTATCTAAGATTTAACCAAACAAATAGGTAAAATGATTAATATCTATGACACCAAATGAGTatatagtataaaaatatgtcttGTGACAaatataatatatttatttaatattataaatattgatatttttatttatagtCAGTCAAACTCAAGATATTTTAACTTAGTACTATGTTGAAATTGTACTCTTTTTCGATAGAGTGAATACCGTACTAGGATTCACTGCAGGCAGTGATTTATTCATCATTCATAGAGTTGCTACGTATTAATTTACATTTTCCCATAGTTGTTGATGCAACTTGACCTTATTTTACAATCTTGTAAAAATCCACTGTACAGAACCCTGCTAAGGCAACCATTTTTAAGAGGCTCTAAAATTCTCGTCCAAGGCTCCGAGCCTTTACTCCCCATGGCTCTAAAGAGACCTCCTATTTTTGTTGGTGTTATTTTCATTCATCTGTAGTCCATCATGCTACCGGCTTTAGTCATCCGAGGAAGCATCATCAGTCGTAGATCTAGCCCCTCTTTCGGCCAGACCTACCCTCCTCAACCTATAGTGGCCCGAGGTCCGCCTCGCAACTACCTTCTTTCCCGTTCCAAGTTCAGTCCATAGTTCCTGGTGGTGCCTAACCCTGTGTTGAGCTTCTCCCTAAGCTTGCCCCCTCCCAAGCGGCGCTCCTCGCCAATCAACACTCTCCTCGGGTTTGGCCCCTTAGCGAGAGTAAACCTGAGCATGGCCACTTGACTTGACCCGCCCAAAAAAATCTGATTTGTCTTGACATAGCAAGTGTATCGATGGCCCTTAGTTGTTTATCTATAACCCTAGCTAACATAGAAATTACCGAAAAAAACTCGAGAAATAGCCCAACTAGACTTGGCTCGATGTGTCCGTCAGGTTGGCAAGGGCCAAAATTGACCTAACATTATTTTTTCTGTCCAACCCATCGTGGCATTTGGACAAGTCTAACCGAGAACACTCCCGATGATGACTCTCCAAGGTATGAAGCTCCTGTATTTTGTTGCAAAAAATTAATGCCGCCCATAGAATAGAACTGGTGAAATTGGTGAATGAGAAGATGGGAATTCCCTTCCTTTGTTCATGGATTGGGTGGGAAattttctttttccctttttttatGACCAAAGTGACAGGCTTTTTAGATCCATTGGGGGTGACGAGTGATTATTATGCTTTTGTTAGATCTATCGGGGTAGTGATGTACTATTCATCTGATCATATTGTCGCCTGTATGTAAAGTTGGTTGGGGTAGTAATTTGCATCCACCCATGCGGTGGGCGTTATGGAGCATGTGCCCAGTTGCCAGTTGGCCAGTTGGGGGCAGAAAAATCAGGGAGAAAATAAAGAACTGATTACCTGAAACAAGCGTGCATGGGCTAGAGATAGACCACTATAGTGTGAGCAACCAAACTATAACCCCGTTCGCATTCGCCGAAAAAACAAgtcaaaatactgtttcgactgatttgttgtgagaaaaaaacactagttccacctgaaaaaacaagctgaaaagtacggattataacacaagcgaacagggccaaaccAGCAAAGGCTCGCAGTTCATGCTTGTTCAGACTCCAGATGGTGCGTACGTAGCCGGGGCTGCGGCGGCAAATCCTGGTGGTAAAAGCAGCTCGTCCAGTCGTCCTTCGTCCGAGTGCATCTCTCCCTGTGGACGGCAGCGCGCGAGCGCAGGACAGGAAACCGGAGCATCATCGTCATACGATAAATGAACAGTTACAGTGGCAGGCACACCGAGCCTGACAGCCTGAGGTAACGAGATCACACGAACGAATTAGGCAGGAATCGCCTGATCAACCTCATTTTGATATCCAAAATGGTGGTCCCAATCATATCCCGACACAAGCTGCCGAGCTGCGGACGACGGCTCCGCAGATATAAGCAGCACATACATACCCTTACAGGCTATACAGCTACGGTAGAATGGTGTCCCTAAACGCCGAATATGTCGCTTATGTTTTACCAGAAAAGCTAGACAGGGATATTTACATAAACTACCTACAGAAAGCAGTTAGATGCTCGGCAGCTCAGGCATTAACTTGCTGTGTGGCGGTGTGGGGTAGGAGCCGTAGCTTGAATAGTTAAGTTTATTTCATAGAGCAAGCCGACTCTGCCTTACAGCCTCAGTGTGGTGTCCGCTGCGGATGTGGAAGCTCCAGATCTTGCCTTCTCGGTGAGGAACTTGTCACAGTCCGCGCCCATCGCAGTGAACTCCATCAGAAGTTCCTCAACAAGTCTCTTCAGTGACTGCTTGAACCTCACTGAGCAGCTCGTATCACCCTCATCGACGTCCTGCACTCCATCACCAGAAAGGCATCCAACCTGGGCACCATCCAGGTAGGCTCTGCAAGCTACAAGGATGATGCGCCCATACTTGCGGAAATGGCCAGCAACAAAATCCTCGAAATTCTGCGGGCAGTACATCCATGTTAGATTTGCATATGAAAGCATAGACGGCTAAACAAACAATAGTTCTATCACAACAGGTACTATACTACAAATCAAATCTCCATGTTCGAGCGGTTAAGCCCCATATTCAGCAAGCTTGCCATTGTTATATTGGTTTCGAAAAGCTCAGTAATACTACTGAAACAAGTAGTATTCCCATAATTAGAACAATAACAGAGGCATACCTTTGGTGGATTTCGAAGAGAGTACAACATCGTCCTGCAGGATAGCAGGAACGTATCTTCATTATATGTCAGGGATTTCTTCTCCCCATGAGCTGTGTTAGCATGCATAGCATAGCCAGGCTCATTGAAATAAGGTTTTGCATTCAAAACCAAAGCTTGAATAGAGACCAGGACCTGCAGCATAGTTGAATTGGCTGGATTCCACTTCTCACATCCATTGCCAGTCCAGGTGTTTAGGAGGCTAAGGCACACCTTCCCACAAGCATACAAGTTTGGATTAAGCCGCAAACCACCAGCACGGTAATTCACCATCTGTATAGAATCAACTGATCATCCCATGATCCATAAAGCAAAATG harbors:
- the LOC136516065 gene encoding uncharacterized protein codes for the protein MKTRASKSYLCAGSSSFDDPDVVEVSPAAAAGWAPSHHKRKRSQVVPQEVIEIDDDDPDGVIIIGDKAPVDKNKQTVVCPMNWPKHDKSGWIQDCPGPSTYAPKHTNSWADLKVFQDESVYNYSDDYPYEGFEEDYAYDEDEFEDDGYDAPLIESEFKFGLSAKFDNLDVPPGLEASLPWMQKTAIEIANKTKPTKAVDDKIEEKYKAFKRFDTVDDHSDHYYSKPEKRKVQVVKKPSKDWVKRIQHEWKVLEKDLPDTIFVRAYEDRMDLLRAVIMGPAGTPYHDSLFFFDIYFPPQYPNVPPMVNYRAGGLRLNPNLYACGKVCLSLLNTWTGNGCEKWNPANSTMLQVLVSIQALVLNAKPYFNEPGYAMHANTAHGEKKSLTYNEDTFLLSCRTMLYSLRNPPKNFEDFVAGHFRKYGRIILVACRAYLDGAQVGCLSGDGVQDVDEGDTSCSVRFKQSLKRLVEELLMEFTAMGADCDKFLTEKARSGASTSAADTTLRLYQAYLPPLFSSPIVLSPSPNTNQKTGEGRGRRDLTPRFLSTSQMAPPSANPSHHPLLVLPLLLLLLIPAAAAADISLSALSYTHHCPNLPSALDLPGGQVSALGPDARVPVPEVSTGYFDGGDRIFGSDISSQPRSFSLLPSSVARTTNASLLHVSATFTVSGGRRLFRDRGGRNLFEYDGRTRHFRPRLPRFTGRRGSITFGLEGYYSTASGDLCMVGTGSGRSGDGTPVQFLPVVLRLGFPSPANVTRPFVTGRLENVDTINPIEPISLVAYAQEGYAYGESASCPPPPAGRLDALQVFENKIFSCAHLSSMLKSPFRLDYPSGSESTASSLGIHQNYMYVNRMHCNDDGAVRAYVAFTNQTEVSRYHFMLGEKAVVVDGFWDQKSSRLCLKGCHVVKSGPSRADLAVGECGIGMSFWFPAVWSLQHRSFSAGLVWNASLESGEAIAAGSSAITPNYRGNLSGLKYNYTKVVEALKHYEKSGLNKNRKGKFPDSNSYRDLVFRFFVKKGGGSGYASPVTIGSMLFDGNSLVVQDPFSHHVTAEMKQRLLNVSYDIYYVGNWSLESFNRRHISAEGVYDTKTGSLCMIACRELNVSSDCEILVTAQFSSLDAKVAQHVKGTIKSLRKKTDPLFFETLDIASYGMYVEQVDESIWRMDLESTMALISMTLACIFIAVQLFHVKKVPEALPAMSITMLVVLALGYMIPLVLNFDALFKNSNKQTVPLSGGGWLEVNEVMVRIITMITFLLQLRLLQLAWSARSVDVSKAESWAAEKKVLWICLPLYIIGGVITWVVHMRSNHSRRMLRQVVHLKPIEHAFWEDLVSYCGLILDGFLFPQVILNVFSDSKVRALSPGFYIGSTLIRALPHVYDVFRRQHFVPSLRPSYMYASPHDDLFSLAWDIVIPCGALLLSVLLFFQQWRGGAFFLCSKNRKTREYEMVSTVSS